A stretch of DNA from Enoplosus armatus isolate fEnoArm2 chromosome 15, fEnoArm2.hap1, whole genome shotgun sequence:
taactaATTTACACTAGGGCTGCAAAtgataatgtttgtttgttatcaAATAATCTGTagatcattttctcaattaatcgattcatcgttCAGTCAAAAAATTGtccaaaaagacattttcaaatcgCTTGTTTTACCTGAGCAACAGTttaaaaccccaaaatattcacttaactattatatatgacaaagaaaagatgaaaatctGCTCATTTTGAGACGCTAAACCCAGAAAAAGTTCAGCATGATATCTTTAAAAAGTGACTAAAATGATTTATCCATCGACACATTTGCTGATTCATTTCTTATCAACTAATTGATAATCcgctaatcatttcagctctgatgtGCAGGTTCTTTCACAGCTGCTTTACAATAAATTCTTCACTGAGACTGAACCCATCAGAACGTCTGACCGCAGACTATAGATgttaaaaacaggaaataagtTCACTGTTTGATAATTATTAGTTAAGTTATTAGATTTTGGAGTTTGAGCTCTTTAGTGGCTCGGCCTCTTTGCTTTCTCAGTTTATGTCTTTATGATCTGACACACTGTTCCCTGTCACTCTATACAGGAAGCAGAAATACTATAAAAATCAACTCTGAGATAATCTAGcagagtgcccccccccccccccccccctccctgtggTAATCCTTTGTGTTGAGTGTGGGTCAGTGTGCAGctataaagcagcagcagtcggGCTCTTAATGAAAAATCCATTATCAGCCCGGAGCTGCAGGGGGACGACCGGCTGAATGCCTCTGATGTGAAGCCTGCAGCGTGTCGGGGCCTCGTGCTTTATTCATGACGAAGTGACCGATCGCTCAGCAGAAAACAAGACGGACAGAAGTTCACAAAAGATGAAGATATAAAGCAGAAAATCTCTCTGTGACATTTCCACAAGAATATCTGTCTGTTACTGTTTGATGTTTAAAGCTGAATAAAAGCTAAACTAAAGCTGCATCACTCTAAACACTTTGATGAAATCAGGTTGAGCTCTGATGACACACATGTAGacaaaagtattattttattattcaaaagTTTAATCAAGCTTTAGTTTCAGCTCAAGCAGCTAGTAGTAAAGCATTTTCAAACCTAATCGCAGAGTCAGCCTGGAAGAAACTGTGATttataaaatgagaaatgtgtaaGAATTCCTTATTTCATATAACAACAGAAGCAGCTGTCTAAATGATATGTATATTTAACACAGGAACTATTGTGAGCAGTATAGGATGTGGTTATCGAACAACcataaagtgtcagaaaatagtgaaaaatgttccTCACGATTTCCCCGAGCCCAAAGTGTCGTCTTCATGTCGCTTGTTCTGTCCGACCAAAAGTCAAAAACCTCAAATCTATTCAGTttacaaagaaatgaaacagagaaaagcagcaaatctcctcatttgagaagctggaacagagaatatttggcattttatcttcataaatgatttaaacgattaatcaatcatgaaaataattatttatttcttaattcAGTGTGAGCTTTCAGTACTTATCAGATTAATGTTTGAGGCCATATTAAATAAAAGCTTTGACCAAACTGCTAATTATTTGTTAGCATTTTTAACCCATCTCCACCATGTTTAAATGGCAGTGTTACAGGTGCTcagttttcttctctgttcatCACCTGTTCTTGTGTTTCCAGGTGGAACCTTTGTCGTCACTTTGGGAACGTCAGAGAAGTCTGAAACTATGACGTGTCGCCTCTCCAACAACCACAGGTGAGCTTTTTAAATTCCACGCTTGTGTTTAAGGGTCAGCTCTCCAGaatcacaacattttattttccactgttGTTGTCCGGCCACGCTGCAGGTTTCAGTTTTATGTGCTGAGGGTTTTAAGACGTCCACCTCAAGAACTTCTGCCACCAACTCAACACAATAATTTGGCCTTTAACAAGCTAACGTTTAGCACATtaaatttagcattttaaatatttagcatGCCGTTCACCTCATTAGTTAAGGAATAACAACATTGTGTATCAGTAAcggttttgttttctggttgtAACAATATTATTAGTTAATAATTTATGAGTGGACAAGTGATATCTGATCCCAAGTGGTCCTGAAAAAGAATATGAAGCCTGTTCTGATGTCATGTGTGAACCGCAGTCCAGCGTAAGTGGATCTTGACACAATCCGGATCTATCTGGATACAAGATAGAGGATGCGAACATGACCAACGATAGCAGGTTTCTTACGTTTACGGACGTGTCAACAACGTTTTTCAagtatagaaatataaaaatgtcctGTTACACAATGCAGATGGTGACAAATCCAGTTACAATCAAAAACGAATACCGGTTTAATTGCATTGAATTACAACGTTGTTATTAGTCAAACTGGTTTGATGAGATTTGGATATGATTTTTTAAATCAGGTATCTGTTCCTCGACGGTGAAAGTCACTTCGAGGTGGAGTTGTCTCGGATCTCCAGCATGCAGATTCTGACAGACGGGTCGAGTCCAGGAGGTGAGACTCCGTTTaggatgtttttatttatttaaatacacacaaacagacagtgtTATTACCTTAGTTACGAGACATCTAAAAGACCCGTGATAAACGCACATATTTAGATCAGCAGTTCTGTCAATACGACCAGATCATCACAGAGTCCCAGCAACGTGTATTTTCTATACCAACCAagacgtctccaccacagcaTACAGGAAACTCTTGTGCCtccatcatgttgttttttttagcttgagATGGATCCACTAATGTCTTGATTAACACTTAaacctgttttgtctgtttatttttctaatcGAACACTAACAAATTCTCTCTCCTCCGCTGCTCTGACTCTGGTGTCCcggctcttcttcttcttcttcttctgggcTCAGAGAATGACCTTCACACTTACACCAGTCTGCTGGACAGTCACTGTATCTCTGAAGGTTAGCTTTGGTTCACTCTGGTGTCGCTCACCGTCTTCACTCCATCCctccttttgttcttttcttttccacatcTGGTTTCTTTGGGTTTTCATCTATGTGCATGAAGCTGCCTGAAAATGAAACCAGTGAGACTTATTGGCTTTATGTTTACGCCTCAAACACCACTAATATCTAGCTGTTATATAGCTAATGTCCCATAGCTCATGGTTTGGCTGATATTCCTTTTTGATTTTCAAAAACACTAAACTTTAGTCATCAGCTGTCGAGAGACCCGCGATAATGCTGCAGGAGTCCGCAACACTCCTGCAGCTGACGTCTGTtaattagtgctgaaatgattagatgAGTAATCGATTAGCCGAtcaacaaacaggaagtttgataattgataaacagttatttatcaagcaaaaatgccaaacatttgcttcttaaatatgaggatttctgcttttcaaaatgggtcaaaacccccaaaatattaaacagagaaaagcattaTCACAGAGAAGCTGAAAGCAGAGAAtgttgtttgataaataacttaattgattgattgattaatagCTTCAGTATTGGAACGATCATGTGGTGGTTCCGGTTTGCGCgcagtgtaaacacacatggaGTGACGGTCTGATTTTTGTGTCCTGATTAACTTGTGAGAACTCatcattttactttgaaggactgtgtcactgtgtgtttctgctctgttctcTCTGATTTTAATCTTCCAATTCATCTCTGTTCCTCTGACATGTCTGAGTTgttgcatgtgtatgttttgcGCAtgcattaatcattttgttCTTGACGTTGTTGAGGCTgatcagttgtgtgtgtgtgtgtgatcagatGCTTGACACTTTCAGTTTTGGTTTGTTCTTTTATTCCACTAGACGTGTAAACTGCACCACACACTTCCCCTTTTCCTTTGCTTATCATTTAAACTCATCTTTGTTATTTCATGAAAAACCCTCCAGCAGTTTTTAATGAGCCAGAGGAAGTGAATTAGTTAGTTATGAGTGTCAAACCTCTTAAACCTCTTTTCCAAAGTGTTAGTGAGGCAAGTGTCTATTGTATTCTGTTTGTAagacaaaacatgcacaaaataaatgttctttgaCGAATAGGCTCACACAGTTTAGTCCATCAatcttgtttgttgtgtgtgtgtgtgtttgtgtgtgtgtttgtgtttgtgtgtgtgtgtgtgtgtgtgtgtgtgtgtgtgtgtgtgtgtgttgtggtgcaGGAGGGACGTCGCGGGCTAGCGGCATGCTGCTCCACTACAAGCCAATGGGCTCCCAGGACGCCCAGCAGCTCCGCCTGGAGGCCGCAGATGACAAGAAGGTGGCCTCGTTATGGTTGGCTGCGATGCACAAGGTACGATAACCAGGACGCAGAAactcataaaatgtttttattacagtttattaaatCCTCGTAGTCCTGCTGactttgtgtaaatatgcaCTCATCACGTAATACTAGAGTGTTACTTGCTGATACGTCTAGCGGTCAACTCATCATGTCTGACTATTTTATTAATACATGCAGACATTCTTTATTTGCCACCATTAAAAGAAGCAATATTAGCTGTTGAGACTGTTAGTGGTTGTTTCCCATTCTTTTTAATATGgatgctagcattagcattttcaAGAAATGCTACAATTTGAGGTAAGCATTTTAATATGCTAGTGCTTATTAAAATGTTACATGGAGACATTAGCATGGCTCAGTTGTACATAATGCAAACATAGTAGCATGCCAGATATtaatatgttagcatgctatattagcatgaagacaaaaacaaatttagGTACCAACATGGCCAAAGGTGACTTGTTATAAGGATCTAAGATTAGAAGTTAAggcattttatttcatttttaattttagttttcatctaacagtttatttttctcatcTGGCCGACTGTACCTGTTGATCTTATGTATTCTCTTCTGcattaacatgttgtttttgtttatgtctgtcttCCACACAGGCGGCCAGACTGCTGTATGAAGCTCGGGACCAGTGACGTGCAGGCAGCCTGCAAGACTGAACCTCCAGGCAGCACACACCCAAGTGTTTTGTACCCCGTCTCGCCGGGGTTTGGTATCGTTTGGATTTTTATTAACGCCAATTCTCATTCTGCTTATCCGTCTGATTCCTCATCAGTTCTTGATACCAGTTCTTATCATGGAAATTTCTGCAagaaatgtttatataaaaaacaatttattaCCTCTATAACCAGTACTTTGTACATCATGTTTACCAAAAGTAGGCTGATTGTTGCTTTTTACATCTCTCAGAGTTCTTAAATCCTCTTTGGTTTAATACATAAATCAGGGCATGCAGCGTTAATGTTTCTACATGAAAATGGAACCAGCTGAGCAGTGAGacggcaggaaaaaaaactttccagCACAAGTGTAGTATCTGTGGATTTTGAGAAGCTTCTGCTTTTAATTCCTGTTCTTGTACTCTCTCTGATGTGAGAATTGGACATTGTTTTTGTTCGCCAATGACCCTGCGAtacttacagtgtgttttttcacacagAAGTTGAACTTTGACATTATAACACCCATGAAGTGTGACATTATACCTTTCATTAACCATTTTTCATAACTTCAGAGATGCGGTAAAACTCACAAGAGTCACAGGTGTTTTACTTTTATacgctgatgtttttttttgtgtgtcaacAAGGATTTTATTTCCTGGATGAAGTGATGAGACACTTTATGGATCCCTGTAgggatgtttctgttttttattttgctgaccCGCCTTCCACAGAGGTCAGCTGAACAGCACCAAGTAGGGACTGAATGTCTCGCTCAGGGGACCTTCAGCCGGTTGGATGCTGGATGGTTGAGCTTGTTTGATCTTCCGGATAAAGCGTTGTCTCTCACAGGTTAAAGGACACCTTTAACGCAGATAGAAAAACAGCTCTGTGGGATGTACTTTGCATTTCAGGGCCCACTTTGTGCTTTTTAGTAATCTGATAGATAAGAAAGATGTTTGCTTCAGTGGAGTTTGATAGCAGTCGATGTCTCAGCAATATTACAACTCATGTCCACTGGATCTGGCTGTGTCGCCTTCCAGCAtgatacactgtgtgtgtacgAGCTATATTGAGCTTTATCGTgactttcagctcagtgtttagCCGTCTGGCCGCaactttacttttttggttcactctcaccgctctcatagcgtTGTTTTCGGCCACAGcagaaaaagctgtaaaaagccaCTGTACAAACAGCAGGCCGACACGGTCAGAGACTCACTGGTGAACATTTACTCAGCCGGCAGGAGATGGtagagaccagaaacagagctgaaagagagtgaatattggatttttcATTGAGCtttcaacaatgtaaaaatcCTCAGAGAGGCACAGAGGGCATTTTATACACTCACAGGAGCAGGAAATAGACCAGACAGCAGTGGCAGGTTTGAATTTTGTTCAGGAGTGAAAGGCATTATGGGGAATGTAGGATTCTGTCACTGAAGCAGGAGCAAGAAGAGGCAGGTTGAGGAAACTTTCATAACAGAATAGTTCCTGAAATGCAAAGAACCTCACAGATTTATTCACCATTTAAAGGAAGTGGTCTGATTATTTTCCTTTCAGAGACCAGCTCTCATgacagttcagttcatttgagTTTCACAGTAAATGAGATGAAAGTTCAGGTGACGcgtttctgtttcttctctgtaACTTGTGTTGATAACTCTTAGTGCTCTCTGCTACACGTATTTACAGATTTAACTCTTTAGGCCGCGGCGTCTAAGGAAACGACAGACTATTCACTGATTCTAGtgatgcataaacacacagacgtaaataaatgctttaaatgtaGTTTCATGTATTGAAGTTTTGTATAAGCTATTTTGTTAACTATTCCTACTTTAACACGAGGCGTGTGCGTACTTGCATCATTTTCGAAGCTGAAGTATGACTATAGTTTTTGTACCATTTGTAAACAGTAATTCTTTTTGTCCTGAAGGCCCAAACAGagtctgtttttccttttttaaaagttcTTGTCGTTATCGTCCAGAGCCACAACCAGGATGTTAAATCAACCAAATGCTGTTCAGTTCTGGTTGAGCTGGAGAGTTTGTTGGTTTGGCAGGTAGTCAGTTGTGCTTCCGGGACCTTTTTTCTAAACAAAAACTTAGTTGACTGAGATGGTGAAAGTGTTGAGTGAATTGCCATGTCAGCATAGT
This window harbors:
- the zfyve21 gene encoding zinc finger FYVE domain-containing protein 21 isoform X1; the encoded protein is MSSVPDGKKLVRSPSGLRMVPENGAFNCPFSLDEPQWVPDKECPRCMQCDTKFDFIRRKHHCRRCGRCFCDKCCSKKVVLPRMCFVDPVRQCAECSLVSQKEMEFYDKQLKVLLGGGTFVVTLGTSEKSETMTCRLSNNHRYLFLDGESHFEVELSRISSMQILTDGSSPGENDLHTYTSLLDSHCISEGGTSRASGMLLHYKPMGSQDAQQLRLEAADDKKVASLWLAAMHKAARLLYEARDQ